The following are from one region of the Shinella sp. PSBB067 genome:
- a CDS encoding YmdB family metallophosphoesterase: MRFLFLGDMVGKTGRTAVWERLPGLISDFKLDFVVVNGENAAGGFGITEDIFLGTINAGADVVTTGNHVWDQKEAVTFASRHDQFLRPANYPAGTPGRGANLFIARNGARVLVANIMGRVFMHPELDDPFTSGEAILASCPLGEQADAVIFDFHAEATSEKQCFGHFVDGRASVVVGTHTHVPTADCQILNGGTGYMSDAGMCGDYDSSLGMDKEEPLNRFISKMPRGRFEAASGPATICGLAVEISDRTGLAEKIAPLRLGARLAETVPAFWS; this comes from the coding sequence ATGCGTTTTCTCTTTCTGGGCGACATGGTGGGCAAGACCGGGCGGACCGCCGTCTGGGAGCGCCTGCCGGGGCTGATCAGCGACTTCAAGCTCGATTTCGTCGTCGTCAACGGCGAGAACGCGGCCGGCGGGTTCGGCATCACGGAAGACATCTTCCTGGGAACTATCAATGCCGGCGCCGATGTCGTGACGACCGGCAACCACGTCTGGGACCAGAAGGAAGCCGTGACCTTCGCGAGCCGCCACGACCAGTTCCTGCGGCCGGCGAACTATCCCGCCGGCACGCCCGGCCGCGGCGCCAACCTGTTCATCGCCCGCAACGGCGCGCGCGTCCTCGTCGCCAACATCATGGGCCGCGTGTTCATGCATCCCGAACTGGACGACCCCTTCACGTCGGGCGAGGCGATCCTCGCCTCCTGCCCGCTCGGGGAGCAGGCGGATGCGGTCATCTTCGATTTCCATGCGGAAGCCACCAGCGAGAAGCAGTGCTTCGGCCATTTCGTCGACGGACGCGCCAGCGTCGTCGTCGGCACGCACACGCATGTGCCGACGGCCGACTGCCAGATCCTGAACGGCGGCACGGGCTACATGTCGGATGCCGGAATGTGCGGCGACTACGATTCCTCGCTGGGCATGGACAAGGAAGAGCCGCTCAACCGCTTTATTTCCAAGATGCCGCGCGGGCGTTTCGAGGCGGCCTCCGGGCCGGCGACGATCTGCGGCCTTGCGGTCGAGATCTCCGACCGCACCGGCCTTGCCGAGAAGATCGCGCCTTTGCGCCTCGGGGCGCGCCTTGCCGAAACGGTGCCGGCCTTCTGGAGTTGA
- a CDS encoding pyridoxamine 5'-phosphate oxidase family protein codes for MSDLTRARENPKEQLFDEIDRIHAGMLGVEGSHMHMQPMSPQLDRQSATIWFFTRTDTEIVEAVSPGARAHFCVVGKDHDYHACVAGRISVRKDPVKIDEYWSSVVEAWFDHGKDDPKLTMLALEIEDAEIWASTGSTLKFGWEIAKANLNPDEEPDVGVKAHLTFDTGGSADHLRHMV; via the coding sequence ATGTCCGATCTTACCCGCGCGCGCGAAAACCCGAAGGAACAGCTTTTCGACGAGATCGACCGGATTCATGCCGGCATGCTCGGCGTAGAGGGCAGCCACATGCACATGCAGCCGATGTCACCGCAGCTCGATCGCCAGAGCGCGACGATCTGGTTCTTCACCAGGACGGATACCGAGATCGTCGAGGCCGTTTCCCCGGGCGCTCGCGCGCATTTCTGCGTGGTCGGCAAGGACCACGACTATCACGCCTGCGTCGCGGGCAGGATTTCCGTGCGCAAGGACCCGGTCAAGATCGACGAATACTGGAGCTCGGTCGTCGAAGCGTGGTTCGACCACGGCAAGGACGATCCCAAGCTCACCATGCTGGCGCTGGAGATCGAGGACGCGGAGATCTGGGCCTCGACCGGCAGCACGCTGAAATTCGGCTGGGAGATCGCCAAGGCGAACCTCAACCCGGACGAGGAGCCCGATGTCGGCGTGAAGGCGCATCTCACCTTCGACACCGGGGGCTCGGCGGATCACCTGCGCCACATGGTCTGA
- a CDS encoding LLM class flavin-dependent oxidoreductase, whose translation MVPFSILDLSPVIEGGTVAQSLENSRLLAQEAEAHGYQRFWLAEHHGMRGIASAATSLVIQHVAAGTKRIRVGAGGIMLPNHSPLVIAEQFGTLAALFPDRIDLGLGRAPGTDMRTAQALRRNLDSAANNFPQDVIELMQFMGPPAPDQKVVAVPGADSNVPVWLLGSSHYSAHLAGMLGLPFAFASHFAPDMLLTALEIYRERFEPSQYLDRPHVMVGVMGAAADTDEEADYLFTSMQQSFVRLRRGTPGAFPPPVDSMDGFWNEQERIMVEHTLQYAVVGGPEKIERRIADFLALTKADELIVSMPVYDMEARVKSLRLFAGAQHTLAKAV comes from the coding sequence ATGGTGCCCTTCTCCATCCTCGACCTGTCCCCGGTCATCGAAGGCGGCACCGTCGCCCAGTCGCTGGAAAATTCCCGCCTCCTGGCGCAGGAGGCCGAGGCGCACGGCTACCAGCGCTTCTGGCTCGCCGAGCACCACGGCATGCGCGGCATCGCCAGCGCCGCAACGTCCCTCGTCATCCAGCATGTCGCGGCCGGCACGAAAAGGATCCGCGTCGGTGCCGGCGGCATCATGCTGCCGAACCATTCGCCGCTCGTCATCGCCGAGCAGTTCGGCACGCTCGCCGCCCTCTTCCCGGATCGCATCGATCTCGGCCTCGGCCGCGCGCCGGGCACGGACATGCGCACCGCGCAGGCGCTGCGCCGCAACCTCGACAGCGCCGCCAACAATTTCCCGCAGGACGTCATCGAGCTGATGCAGTTCATGGGGCCGCCCGCGCCCGACCAGAAGGTCGTCGCCGTGCCCGGCGCGGACAGCAACGTGCCGGTCTGGCTGCTCGGCTCCAGCCATTATTCGGCGCATCTGGCCGGCATGCTCGGCCTGCCCTTCGCCTTCGCCTCGCATTTCGCGCCGGACATGCTGCTGACGGCGCTGGAAATCTACCGCGAGCGCTTCGAGCCGTCGCAATATCTCGACCGGCCCCATGTCATGGTCGGCGTGATGGGCGCGGCGGCCGATACGGATGAAGAGGCCGACTATCTCTTCACCTCCATGCAGCAATCCTTCGTGCGCCTTCGCCGCGGCACGCCCGGCGCCTTCCCGCCGCCGGTCGACAGCATGGACGGCTTCTGGAACGAGCAGGAGCGCATCATGGTGGAACACACGCTGCAATATGCGGTGGTCGGCGGGCCGGAGAAGATCGAACGCCGGATCGCCGACTTCCTCGCCCTCACCAAAGCGGACGAGCTGATCGTCTCCATGCCGGTCTATGACATGGAGGCGCGGGTGAAGTCGCTGCGGTTGTTTGCGGGGGCGCAGCATACGCTCGCGAAGGCGGTATAG
- a CDS encoding YebC/PmpR family DNA-binding transcriptional regulator — translation MAGHSQFKNIMHRKGRQDAVRSKMFSKLAREITVAAKTGLPDPAMNARLRLAIQNAKAQSMPKDNIERAIKKASGADSENYEEVRYEGYGPGGVAVIVEALTDNRNRTASSVRSTFSKAGGALGETGSVSFSFDRVGEITYKLSAGSADAVMEAAIEAGAEDVTTDEDGHTIICGFEDIGEVSKALEDTLGEAETVKAIWKPQNTVPVDEEKAQSLMKLIDTLDDDDDVQNVYSNFEVSDEVMAKLSA, via the coding sequence ATGGCTGGCCATTCACAGTTCAAGAATATCATGCACCGCAAGGGTCGGCAGGACGCCGTGCGGTCGAAAATGTTCTCCAAGCTTGCCCGTGAAATCACGGTTGCGGCCAAGACCGGCCTGCCCGACCCGGCGATGAACGCCCGCTTGCGTCTGGCGATCCAGAACGCCAAGGCGCAGTCCATGCCGAAGGACAATATCGAGCGCGCGATCAAGAAGGCCTCCGGCGCCGACAGCGAGAACTACGAGGAAGTCCGCTACGAGGGCTACGGCCCGGGCGGCGTCGCCGTCATCGTCGAGGCGCTGACCGACAACCGCAACCGCACCGCCTCCTCCGTCCGCTCGACCTTCTCCAAGGCCGGCGGCGCACTGGGCGAAACCGGCTCGGTCTCCTTCTCCTTCGATCGCGTCGGCGAGATCACCTACAAGCTTTCCGCCGGCAGCGCCGACGCCGTCATGGAAGCCGCCATCGAGGCCGGCGCCGAAGACGTGACGACGGACGAGGACGGCCACACGATCATCTGCGGCTTCGAGGACATCGGCGAGGTCTCCAAGGCGCTGGAAGACACGCTCGGCGAGGCCGAGACCGTCAAGGCGATCTGGAAGCCGCAGAACACCGTGCCGGTCGACGAGGAAAAGGCGCAGTCGCTGATGAAGCTCATCGACACGCTTGACGACGACGACGACGTGCAGAACGTCTACTCGAACTTCGAGGTCTCCGACGAGGTCATGGCCAAGCTCTCGGCCTGA